Proteins encoded within one genomic window of Rhinolophus sinicus isolate RSC01 linkage group LG05, ASM3656204v1, whole genome shotgun sequence:
- the SLC39A7 gene encoding zinc transporter SLC39A7 isoform X2, translated as MTSYLGASHWVALGLLTWAAVGLLVAGHEGHDDMHEDFHGHSHSHEDFHHGHSHAHGHGHTHESIWHGHTHGHDHGHSHEDLHHDHSHGHPHESLYHRGHGHDHEHSHGGYGESRSTGIKQDLDTVTLWAYALGATVLISAAPFFVLFLIPVESNCPRHRSLLQILLSFASGGLLGDAFLHLIPHALEPHSHHPQEQPGHGHSHSGQGPILSVGLWVLSGIVAFLVVEKFVRHVKGGHGHSHGHGHAHGPIHGLGKQERSSKEKQSSDEEEKEAGGSRKRRGRSTGPKDGPLRPQNSEEGKTGSDLRVSGYLNLAADLAHNFTDGLAIGASFRGGRGLGILTTMTVLLHEVPHEVGDFAILVQSGCSKKQAMRLQLLTAVGALAGTACALLTEGGAVGSEVAGGTGPGWILPFTAGGFIYVATVSVLPELLREASPLQSLLEVLGLLGGVVMMVLIAHLE; from the exons ATGACCAGCTACCTGGGGGCCTCCCACTGGGTGGCCTTGGGACTGCTGACCTGGGCGGCCGTGGGGCTGCTCGTGGCCGGACACGAGGGTCATGACGACATGCACGAGGACTTCCATGGCCACAGCCACTCACATGAGGATTTCCACCATGGACACAGCCATGCCCATGGCCATGGCCACACTCATGAAAGCATATGGCATGGGCATACCCACGGTCACGACCACGGACATTCACATGAGGATTTGCACCATGACCATAGCCACGGCCACCCCCATGAGAGCCTCTACCACAGAGGACATGGACATGACCACGAGCACAGCCATGGAGGCTACGGGGAGTCTAGGTCTACAGGCATCAAGCAGGACCTGGACACTGTCACTCTCTGGGCCTAT GCACTGGGGGCCACAGTGCTGATCTCAGCAGCTCCATTTTTTGTCCTCTTCCTTATCCCTGTGGAGTCAAACTGTCCCCGGCACCGGTCTCTACTCCAGATCTTACTCAGTTTTGCTTCTGGTGGGCTCCTGGGAGATGCCTTCCTGCATCTCATCCCTCATGCCCTGG AACCTCATTCCCACCACCCTCAGGAGCAGCCCGGACATGGACACTCCCACAGTG GCCAGGGCCCCATTCTGTCTGTGGGACTGTGGGTCCTTAGTGGAATTGTCGCCTTTCTTGTGGTGGAGAAATTTGTGAGACATGTGAAAGGAGGACATGGACACAGTCATGGACACGGACATGCTCACGGTCCCATACATGGACTTGGAAAACAGG AGCGTTCTTCAAAGGAGAAACAGAGCtcagatgaagaagaaaaggaagcaggGGGGTCTAGGAAGCGGAGAGGACGCAGTACGGGACCCAAAGATGGGCCATTGAGACCTCAAAATTCTGAAGAGGGAAAAACGGGTTCAG ACCTGCGTGTATCAGGGTACCTGAATCTGGCAGCTGACCTGGCACACAACTTCACAGATGGTCTGGCCATTGGTGCTTCATTTCGAGGGGGTCGAGGATTAGGGATCCTGACCACAATGACTGTTCTGCTACATGAAGTGCCACATGAAGTCGGAGACTTTGCTATCTTGGTCCAGTCGGGCTGCAGCAAAAAGCAG GCAATGCGTCTGCAACTACTGACGGCGGTAGGGGCACTGGCAGGCACAGCCTGTGCCCTCCTAACTGAAGGAGGGGCAGTGGGTAGTGAAGTTGCAGGTGGGACAGGTCCTGGCTGGATTCTGCCGTTCACTGCAGGTGGCTTTATCTACGTAGCAACTGTGTCTGTGTTGCCTGAGTTGTTGAGGGAAGCGTCACCACTCCAGTCACTTCTGGAGGTGCTGGGACTACTGGGGGGGGTTGTCATGATGGTGTTGATTGCCCACCTCGAGTGA
- the HSD17B8 gene encoding (3R)-3-hydroxyacyl-CoA dehydrogenase: MATQLRLRSALALVTGAGSGIGRAVCVRLAREGAAVAACDLDGAAARETLGLLGGPGNVEGVPRGAHAAFQADVSEAVAARRLLEQVQACFSRPPSVVVSCAGVTRDGFLLHMSEDDWDKVIAVNLKGIFLVTQAAAQALVSNGCHGSIINISSIVGKVGNMGQINYAASKAGVIGLTQTVALELGRHGIRCNSVLPGFITTPMTQKVPQKVLDKVTGKIPMGHLGDPEDVADVVAFLASDDSGYITGASVEVTGGLFM, from the exons ATGGCGACACAGCTCCGGCTCCGCTCCGCGCTGGCCCTGGTCACAG GTGCGGGTAGCGGCATCGGCCGAGCAGTCTGCGTGCGCCTGGCCCGAGAGGGGGCCGCTGTGGCCGCTTGCGACTTGGACGGGGCAGCGGCACGGGAGACGTTGGGGCTGCTGGGCGGGCCAGGGAATGTGGAGGGGGTGCCCCGCGGGGCCCACGCTGCTTTCCAGGCTGACGTGTCTGAGGCCGTAGCCGCTAGACGCCTGTTGGAACAAGTGCAG GCCTGCTTTTCTCGCCCGCCATCTGTCGTTGTGTCCTGTGCAGGCGTTACCAGGGATGGGTTTTTGCTTCACATGTCTGAGGATGACTGGGACAAAGTCATAGCCGTCAACCTCAAG GGCATCTTTCTAGTCACTCAGGCTGCAGCCCAAGCCCTGGTGTCCAATGGTTGTCATGGCTCCATCATCAACATCAGTAGCATCGTAGGCAAG GTGGGGAACATGGGACAGATAAACTATGCAGCATCCAAGGCTGGAGTAATTGGGCTGACCCAGACTGTAGCCCTGGAGCTTGGACG ACATGGGATCCGCTGTAACTCTGTCCTCCCGGGGTTCATTACAACACCCATGACGCAGAAAGTGCCACAGAAAGTGCTGGACAAG GTGACTGGAAAGATCCCAATGGGACATTTGGGAGACCCTGAGG ATGTGGCAGATGTGGTCGCATTCTTGGCATCTGATGACAGTGGATACATCACGGGTGCCTCAGTGGAAGTCACTG GAGGTCTTTTCATGTAA
- the RXRB gene encoding retinoic acid receptor RXR-beta isoform X1 has product MSWTARPPFLPQRHAAGQCGPVGVRKEMHCGVASRWRRRRPWLDPAATAAAAAAGEQQTTEPEPGEAGRDGMGDSGRDSRSPDSSSPNPLPQGPPPHSPPGPPLPSSAAPSLGGSGAPPPPPMPPPPLGSPFPVISSSMGSPGLPPPAPPGFSGPVSSPQINSTVSLPGGGSGPPEDVKPPVLGVRGLHCPPPPGGPGAGKRLCAICGDRSSGKHYGVYSCEGCKGFFKRTIRKDLTYSCRDNKDCTVDKRQRNRCQYCRYQKCLATGMKREAVQEERQRGKDKDGDGEGAGGAPEEMPVDRILEAELAVEQKSDQGVEGPGGTGGSGSSPNDPVTNICQAADKQLFTLVEWAKRIPHFSSLPLDDQVILLRAGWNELLIASFSHRSIDVRDGILLATGLHVHRNSAHSAGVGAIFDRVLTELVSKMRDMRMDKTELGCLRAIILFNPDAKGLSNPSEVEVLREKVYASLETYCKQKYPEQQGRFAKLLLRLPALRSIGLKCLEHLFFFKLIGDTPIDTFLMEMLEAPHQLA; this is encoded by the exons ATGTCTTGGACTGCTCGCCCGCCCTTCCTCCCCCAGCGGCATGCCGCAGGGCAGTGTGGGCCGGTGGGGGTGCGAAAAGAAATGCATTGTGGGGTCGCGTCCCGGTGGCGGCGGCGACGGCCCTGGCTGGATCCCGCAgcgacggcggcggcggcggcagccggAGAACAACAAACCACGGAGCCGGAGCCGGGGGAGGCTGGACGGGACGGGATGGGCGACAGCGGGCGGG ATTCCCGAAGCCCAGACAGTTCCTCCCCAAATCCCCTTCCCCAGGGGCCCCCTCCCCATTCTCCTCCTGGACCACCCCTACCCTCTTCAGCAGCCCCATCCCTTGGAGGCTCTGgggcaccacccccaccccccatgccaCCCCCCCCACTGGGCTCCCCCTTCCCAGTCATCAGCTCTTCCATGGGGTCCCCTGGTCTGCCCCCTCCAGCTCCCCCAGGATTCTCCGGGCCTGTCAGCAGTCCCCAG ATTAACTCAACAGTGTCGCTCCCTGGGGGTGGGTCTGGCCCCCCTGAAGATGTGAAGCCACCAGTCTTAGGGGTCCGGGGCCTGCACTGTCCACCCcctccaggtggccctggggctggcaaaCGGCTATGTGCAATCTGCGGGGACCGAAGCTCAG gCAAACACTATGGGGTTTACAGTTGTGAGGGCTGCAAAGGCTTCTTCAAACGCACCATTCGCAAGGACCTGACCTACTCGTGCCGGGACAACAAGGACTGCACAGTGGACAAGCGCCAGCGGAACCGCTGTCAGTACTGCCGCTATCAGAAGTGCCTGGCCACGGGCATGAAGCGGGAAG CGGTACAGGAGGAGCGTCAGCGGGGGAAGGACAAGGacggggatggggagggggctgggggagccCCCGAGGAGATGCCTGTGGACAGGATCCTGGAGGCAGAACTTGCTGTGGAGCAGAAGAGTGACCAGGGCGTTGAGGGTCCTGGGGGAACCGGGGGTAGCGGCAGCAGC CCAAATGACCCTGTGACTAACATCTGTCAGGCAGCTGACAAACAGCTATTCACGCTTGTTGAGTGGGCGAAGAGGATCCCACACTTTTCCTCCTTGCCTCTGGATGACCAGGTCATATTGCTACGGGCAG GCTGGAACGAGCTTCTCATTGCCTCTTTCTCCCACCGATCCATTGATGTGCGAGATGGCATCCTCCTCGCCACAGGTCTTCATGTGCACCGCAACTCAGCCCACTCTGCAGGCGTGGGAGCCATCTTTGATAG GGTGCTGACAGAACTAGTGTCCAAAATGCGTGACATGAGGATGGACAAGACAGAGCTTGGCTGCCTGAGGGCAATCATTCTGTTCAATCCAG ATGCCAAGGGCCTCTCCAACCCCAGCGAGGTGGAGGTCCTGCGGGAGAAAGTGTACGCGTCACTGGAGACCTATTGCAAGCAGAAATACCCTGAGCAGCAGGGACG GTTTGCCAAGCTGCTGCTGCGTCTTCCTGCCCTCAGGTCCATCGGCCTTAAGTGTCTAGAGCATCTGTTTTTCTTCAAGCTCATTGGTGACACCCCCATCGACACCTTCCTCATGGAGATGCTGGAGGCGCCCCACCAGCTGGCCTGA
- the RXRB gene encoding retinoic acid receptor RXR-beta isoform X2, with amino-acid sequence MPQGSVGRWGCEKKCIVGSRPGGGGDGPGWIPQRRRRRRQPENNKPRSRSRGRLDGTGWATAGGINSTVSLPGGGSGPPEDVKPPVLGVRGLHCPPPPGGPGAGKRLCAICGDRSSGKHYGVYSCEGCKGFFKRTIRKDLTYSCRDNKDCTVDKRQRNRCQYCRYQKCLATGMKREAVQEERQRGKDKDGDGEGAGGAPEEMPVDRILEAELAVEQKSDQGVEGPGGTGGSGSSPNDPVTNICQAADKQLFTLVEWAKRIPHFSSLPLDDQVILLRAGWNELLIASFSHRSIDVRDGILLATGLHVHRNSAHSAGVGAIFDRSLSRVLTELVSKMRDMRMDKTELGCLRAIILFNPDAKGLSNPSEVEVLREKVYASLETYCKQKYPEQQGRFAKLLLRLPALRSIGLKCLEHLFFFKLIGDTPIDTFLMEMLEAPHQLA; translated from the exons ATGCCGCAGGGCAGTGTGGGCCGGTGGGGGTGCGAAAAGAAATGCATTGTGGGGTCGCGTCCCGGTGGCGGCGGCGACGGCCCTGGCTGGATCCCGCAgcgacggcggcggcggcggcagccggAGAACAACAAACCACGGAGCCGGAGCCGGGGGAGGCTGGACGGGACGGGATGGGCGACAGCGGGCGGG ATTAACTCAACAGTGTCGCTCCCTGGGGGTGGGTCTGGCCCCCCTGAAGATGTGAAGCCACCAGTCTTAGGGGTCCGGGGCCTGCACTGTCCACCCcctccaggtggccctggggctggcaaaCGGCTATGTGCAATCTGCGGGGACCGAAGCTCAG gCAAACACTATGGGGTTTACAGTTGTGAGGGCTGCAAAGGCTTCTTCAAACGCACCATTCGCAAGGACCTGACCTACTCGTGCCGGGACAACAAGGACTGCACAGTGGACAAGCGCCAGCGGAACCGCTGTCAGTACTGCCGCTATCAGAAGTGCCTGGCCACGGGCATGAAGCGGGAAG CGGTACAGGAGGAGCGTCAGCGGGGGAAGGACAAGGacggggatggggagggggctgggggagccCCCGAGGAGATGCCTGTGGACAGGATCCTGGAGGCAGAACTTGCTGTGGAGCAGAAGAGTGACCAGGGCGTTGAGGGTCCTGGGGGAACCGGGGGTAGCGGCAGCAGC CCAAATGACCCTGTGACTAACATCTGTCAGGCAGCTGACAAACAGCTATTCACGCTTGTTGAGTGGGCGAAGAGGATCCCACACTTTTCCTCCTTGCCTCTGGATGACCAGGTCATATTGCTACGGGCAG GCTGGAACGAGCTTCTCATTGCCTCTTTCTCCCACCGATCCATTGATGTGCGAGATGGCATCCTCCTCGCCACAGGTCTTCATGTGCACCGCAACTCAGCCCACTCTGCAGGCGTGGGAGCCATCTTTGATAG GTCCCTCTCCAGGGTGCTGACAGAACTAGTGTCCAAAATGCGTGACATGAGGATGGACAAGACAGAGCTTGGCTGCCTGAGGGCAATCATTCTGTTCAATCCAG ATGCCAAGGGCCTCTCCAACCCCAGCGAGGTGGAGGTCCTGCGGGAGAAAGTGTACGCGTCACTGGAGACCTATTGCAAGCAGAAATACCCTGAGCAGCAGGGACG GTTTGCCAAGCTGCTGCTGCGTCTTCCTGCCCTCAGGTCCATCGGCCTTAAGTGTCTAGAGCATCTGTTTTTCTTCAAGCTCATTGGTGACACCCCCATCGACACCTTCCTCATGGAGATGCTGGAGGCGCCCCACCAGCTGGCCTGA
- the RXRB gene encoding retinoic acid receptor RXR-beta isoform X3 gives MPPPPLGSPFPVISSSMGSPGLPPPAPPGFSGPVSSPQINSTVSLPGGGSGPPEDVKPPVLGVRGLHCPPPPGGPGAGKRLCAICGDRSSGKHYGVYSCEGCKGFFKRTIRKDLTYSCRDNKDCTVDKRQRNRCQYCRYQKCLATGMKREAVQEERQRGKDKDGDGEGAGGAPEEMPVDRILEAELAVEQKSDQGVEGPGGTGGSGSSPNDPVTNICQAADKQLFTLVEWAKRIPHFSSLPLDDQVILLRAGWNELLIASFSHRSIDVRDGILLATGLHVHRNSAHSAGVGAIFDRSLSRVLTELVSKMRDMRMDKTELGCLRAIILFNPDAKGLSNPSEVEVLREKVYASLETYCKQKYPEQQGRFAKLLLRLPALRSIGLKCLEHLFFFKLIGDTPIDTFLMEMLEAPHQLA, from the exons atgccaCCCCCCCCACTGGGCTCCCCCTTCCCAGTCATCAGCTCTTCCATGGGGTCCCCTGGTCTGCCCCCTCCAGCTCCCCCAGGATTCTCCGGGCCTGTCAGCAGTCCCCAG ATTAACTCAACAGTGTCGCTCCCTGGGGGTGGGTCTGGCCCCCCTGAAGATGTGAAGCCACCAGTCTTAGGGGTCCGGGGCCTGCACTGTCCACCCcctccaggtggccctggggctggcaaaCGGCTATGTGCAATCTGCGGGGACCGAAGCTCAG gCAAACACTATGGGGTTTACAGTTGTGAGGGCTGCAAAGGCTTCTTCAAACGCACCATTCGCAAGGACCTGACCTACTCGTGCCGGGACAACAAGGACTGCACAGTGGACAAGCGCCAGCGGAACCGCTGTCAGTACTGCCGCTATCAGAAGTGCCTGGCCACGGGCATGAAGCGGGAAG CGGTACAGGAGGAGCGTCAGCGGGGGAAGGACAAGGacggggatggggagggggctgggggagccCCCGAGGAGATGCCTGTGGACAGGATCCTGGAGGCAGAACTTGCTGTGGAGCAGAAGAGTGACCAGGGCGTTGAGGGTCCTGGGGGAACCGGGGGTAGCGGCAGCAGC CCAAATGACCCTGTGACTAACATCTGTCAGGCAGCTGACAAACAGCTATTCACGCTTGTTGAGTGGGCGAAGAGGATCCCACACTTTTCCTCCTTGCCTCTGGATGACCAGGTCATATTGCTACGGGCAG GCTGGAACGAGCTTCTCATTGCCTCTTTCTCCCACCGATCCATTGATGTGCGAGATGGCATCCTCCTCGCCACAGGTCTTCATGTGCACCGCAACTCAGCCCACTCTGCAGGCGTGGGAGCCATCTTTGATAG GTCCCTCTCCAGGGTGCTGACAGAACTAGTGTCCAAAATGCGTGACATGAGGATGGACAAGACAGAGCTTGGCTGCCTGAGGGCAATCATTCTGTTCAATCCAG ATGCCAAGGGCCTCTCCAACCCCAGCGAGGTGGAGGTCCTGCGGGAGAAAGTGTACGCGTCACTGGAGACCTATTGCAAGCAGAAATACCCTGAGCAGCAGGGACG GTTTGCCAAGCTGCTGCTGCGTCTTCCTGCCCTCAGGTCCATCGGCCTTAAGTGTCTAGAGCATCTGTTTTTCTTCAAGCTCATTGGTGACACCCCCATCGACACCTTCCTCATGGAGATGCTGGAGGCGCCCCACCAGCTGGCCTGA
- the SLC39A7 gene encoding zinc transporter SLC39A7 isoform X1, translating to MTSYLGASHWVALGLLTWAAVGLLVAGHEGHDDMHEDFHGHSHSHEDFHHGHSHAHGHGHTHESIWHGHTHGHDHGHSHEDLHHDHSHGHPHESLYHRGHGHDHEHSHGGYGESRSTGIKQDLDTVTLWAYALGATVLISAAPFFVLFLIPVESNCPRHRSLLQILLSFASGGLLGDAFLHLIPHALEPHSHHPQEQPGHGHSHSGEEGAGQGPILSVGLWVLSGIVAFLVVEKFVRHVKGGHGHSHGHGHAHGPIHGLGKQERSSKEKQSSDEEEKEAGGSRKRRGRSTGPKDGPLRPQNSEEGKTGSDLRVSGYLNLAADLAHNFTDGLAIGASFRGGRGLGILTTMTVLLHEVPHEVGDFAILVQSGCSKKQAMRLQLLTAVGALAGTACALLTEGGAVGSEVAGGTGPGWILPFTAGGFIYVATVSVLPELLREASPLQSLLEVLGLLGGVVMMVLIAHLE from the exons ATGACCAGCTACCTGGGGGCCTCCCACTGGGTGGCCTTGGGACTGCTGACCTGGGCGGCCGTGGGGCTGCTCGTGGCCGGACACGAGGGTCATGACGACATGCACGAGGACTTCCATGGCCACAGCCACTCACATGAGGATTTCCACCATGGACACAGCCATGCCCATGGCCATGGCCACACTCATGAAAGCATATGGCATGGGCATACCCACGGTCACGACCACGGACATTCACATGAGGATTTGCACCATGACCATAGCCACGGCCACCCCCATGAGAGCCTCTACCACAGAGGACATGGACATGACCACGAGCACAGCCATGGAGGCTACGGGGAGTCTAGGTCTACAGGCATCAAGCAGGACCTGGACACTGTCACTCTCTGGGCCTAT GCACTGGGGGCCACAGTGCTGATCTCAGCAGCTCCATTTTTTGTCCTCTTCCTTATCCCTGTGGAGTCAAACTGTCCCCGGCACCGGTCTCTACTCCAGATCTTACTCAGTTTTGCTTCTGGTGGGCTCCTGGGAGATGCCTTCCTGCATCTCATCCCTCATGCCCTGG AACCTCATTCCCACCACCCTCAGGAGCAGCCCGGACATGGACACTCCCACAGTGGTGAGGAAGGGGCAG GCCAGGGCCCCATTCTGTCTGTGGGACTGTGGGTCCTTAGTGGAATTGTCGCCTTTCTTGTGGTGGAGAAATTTGTGAGACATGTGAAAGGAGGACATGGACACAGTCATGGACACGGACATGCTCACGGTCCCATACATGGACTTGGAAAACAGG AGCGTTCTTCAAAGGAGAAACAGAGCtcagatgaagaagaaaaggaagcaggGGGGTCTAGGAAGCGGAGAGGACGCAGTACGGGACCCAAAGATGGGCCATTGAGACCTCAAAATTCTGAAGAGGGAAAAACGGGTTCAG ACCTGCGTGTATCAGGGTACCTGAATCTGGCAGCTGACCTGGCACACAACTTCACAGATGGTCTGGCCATTGGTGCTTCATTTCGAGGGGGTCGAGGATTAGGGATCCTGACCACAATGACTGTTCTGCTACATGAAGTGCCACATGAAGTCGGAGACTTTGCTATCTTGGTCCAGTCGGGCTGCAGCAAAAAGCAG GCAATGCGTCTGCAACTACTGACGGCGGTAGGGGCACTGGCAGGCACAGCCTGTGCCCTCCTAACTGAAGGAGGGGCAGTGGGTAGTGAAGTTGCAGGTGGGACAGGTCCTGGCTGGATTCTGCCGTTCACTGCAGGTGGCTTTATCTACGTAGCAACTGTGTCTGTGTTGCCTGAGTTGTTGAGGGAAGCGTCACCACTCCAGTCACTTCTGGAGGTGCTGGGACTACTGGGGGGGGTTGTCATGATGGTGTTGATTGCCCACCTCGAGTGA
- the RXRB gene encoding retinoic acid receptor RXR-beta isoform X4, with translation MSWTARPPFLPQRHAAGQCGPVGVRKEMHCGVASRWRRRRPWLDPAATAAAAAAGEQQTTEPEPGEAGRDGMGDSGRDSRSPDSSSPNPLPQGPPPHSPPGPPLPSSAAPSLGGSGAPPPPPMPPPPLGSPFPVISSSMGSPGLPPPAPPGFSGPVSSPQINSTVSLPGGGSGPPEDVKPPVLGVRGLHCPPPPGGPGAGKRLCAICGDRSSGKHYGVYSCEGCKGFFKRTIRKDLTYSCRDNKDCTVDKRQRNRCQYCRYQKCLATGMKREAVQEERQRGKDKDGDGEGAGGAPEEMPVDRILEAELAVEQKSDQGVEGPGGTGGSGSSPNDPVTNICQAADKQLFTLVEWAKRIPHFSSLPLDDQVILLRAGWNELLIASFSHRSIDVRDGILLATGLHVHRNSAHSAGVGAIFDRSLSRVLTELVSKMRDMRMDKTELGCLRAIILFNPDAKGLSNPSEVEVLREKVYASLETYCKQKYPEQQGRFAKLLLRLPALRSIGLKCLEHLFFFKLIGDTPIDTFLMEMLEAPHQLA, from the exons ATGTCTTGGACTGCTCGCCCGCCCTTCCTCCCCCAGCGGCATGCCGCAGGGCAGTGTGGGCCGGTGGGGGTGCGAAAAGAAATGCATTGTGGGGTCGCGTCCCGGTGGCGGCGGCGACGGCCCTGGCTGGATCCCGCAgcgacggcggcggcggcggcagccggAGAACAACAAACCACGGAGCCGGAGCCGGGGGAGGCTGGACGGGACGGGATGGGCGACAGCGGGCGGG ATTCCCGAAGCCCAGACAGTTCCTCCCCAAATCCCCTTCCCCAGGGGCCCCCTCCCCATTCTCCTCCTGGACCACCCCTACCCTCTTCAGCAGCCCCATCCCTTGGAGGCTCTGgggcaccacccccaccccccatgccaCCCCCCCCACTGGGCTCCCCCTTCCCAGTCATCAGCTCTTCCATGGGGTCCCCTGGTCTGCCCCCTCCAGCTCCCCCAGGATTCTCCGGGCCTGTCAGCAGTCCCCAG ATTAACTCAACAGTGTCGCTCCCTGGGGGTGGGTCTGGCCCCCCTGAAGATGTGAAGCCACCAGTCTTAGGGGTCCGGGGCCTGCACTGTCCACCCcctccaggtggccctggggctggcaaaCGGCTATGTGCAATCTGCGGGGACCGAAGCTCAG gCAAACACTATGGGGTTTACAGTTGTGAGGGCTGCAAAGGCTTCTTCAAACGCACCATTCGCAAGGACCTGACCTACTCGTGCCGGGACAACAAGGACTGCACAGTGGACAAGCGCCAGCGGAACCGCTGTCAGTACTGCCGCTATCAGAAGTGCCTGGCCACGGGCATGAAGCGGGAAG CGGTACAGGAGGAGCGTCAGCGGGGGAAGGACAAGGacggggatggggagggggctgggggagccCCCGAGGAGATGCCTGTGGACAGGATCCTGGAGGCAGAACTTGCTGTGGAGCAGAAGAGTGACCAGGGCGTTGAGGGTCCTGGGGGAACCGGGGGTAGCGGCAGCAGC CCAAATGACCCTGTGACTAACATCTGTCAGGCAGCTGACAAACAGCTATTCACGCTTGTTGAGTGGGCGAAGAGGATCCCACACTTTTCCTCCTTGCCTCTGGATGACCAGGTCATATTGCTACGGGCAG GCTGGAACGAGCTTCTCATTGCCTCTTTCTCCCACCGATCCATTGATGTGCGAGATGGCATCCTCCTCGCCACAGGTCTTCATGTGCACCGCAACTCAGCCCACTCTGCAGGCGTGGGAGCCATCTTTGATAG GTCCCTCTCCAGGGTGCTGACAGAACTAGTGTCCAAAATGCGTGACATGAGGATGGACAAGACAGAGCTTGGCTGCCTGAGGGCAATCATTCTGTTCAATCCAG ATGCCAAGGGCCTCTCCAACCCCAGCGAGGTGGAGGTCCTGCGGGAGAAAGTGTACGCGTCACTGGAGACCTATTGCAAGCAGAAATACCCTGAGCAGCAGGGACG GTTTGCCAAGCTGCTGCTGCGTCTTCCTGCCCTCAGGTCCATCGGCCTTAAGTGTCTAGAGCATCTGTTTTTCTTCAAGCTCATTGGTGACACCCCCATCGACACCTTCCTCATGGAGATGCTGGAGGCGCCCCACCAGCTGGCCTGA